One segment of Atribacterota bacterium DNA contains the following:
- a CDS encoding NAD(P)-dependent oxidoreductase, translated as MSILVTGGYGLLGSWVGFYLGKEGEKVILFDLRKRDLDYVEEVKENLIFFRGDVLNFPHLVQVVRDHPDVEGIIHTPAAMATPEYWGNPYQGTILNLVGTLNVLELARLYRIPKVLYVSSGAVYGETRDNPREDTHPVFPSDLYGASKGGAEFLTLQYGKHYGLDARVVRPYFFFGPGLLPSESTFLFRNLLGPLEGLEGLSLDKGSDQKLGFTYVKDTAWGTVLAYKKEHPRFQVFNIASEEATSFVILAELARKYSDHPTEVRIGPGKLFPRGETLDISRAKEELGFSPRYRIEEAVVEYAQWVRGELNRRKEKMEKA; from the coding sequence GTGTCGATTCTTGTGACTGGTGGATATGGACTGCTTGGTTCCTGGGTGGGGTTTTATCTGGGGAAGGAAGGGGAGAAGGTTATTCTTTTTGACCTTCGAAAACGGGATCTTGACTATGTAGAGGAGGTCAAAGAAAACCTTATCTTTTTTCGAGGGGATGTGTTGAATTTTCCTCATCTTGTACAGGTTGTCCGGGACCATCCCGATGTGGAAGGAATTATCCATACTCCGGCAGCCATGGCTACTCCAGAGTACTGGGGTAATCCTTACCAGGGAACGATTTTGAATCTGGTGGGTACTCTGAATGTTCTGGAATTAGCCCGCTTGTATCGCATTCCTAAGGTACTCTATGTGAGCTCTGGAGCGGTATACGGGGAAACCAGGGATAATCCTCGGGAAGATACCCACCCAGTTTTCCCTTCCGACCTTTACGGAGCCAGCAAAGGTGGAGCAGAATTTCTCACCCTCCAGTATGGGAAACACTACGGACTCGATGCTAGGGTTGTGCGTCCCTATTTCTTTTTTGGTCCCGGGCTTTTACCCTCAGAGTCGACTTTTCTCTTTCGTAACCTGCTTGGGCCATTAGAAGGTCTGGAGGGTCTTTCCTTAGACAAGGGAAGTGATCAGAAATTAGGTTTCACCTACGTGAAAGATACCGCTTGGGGGACAGTGCTTGCGTATAAAAAGGAACATCCCCGCTTCCAGGTTTTCAACATTGCCAGTGAAGAGGCTACCAGTTTTGTGATTCTGGCCGAGTTGGCCCGTAAATATAGTGACCATCCCACCGAAGTTCGTATCGGTCCTGGGAAACTTTTCCCTCGAGGGGAAACCCTCGATATTTCCCGTGCCAAAGAAGAGCTCGGTTTT